In one Balaenoptera acutorostrata chromosome 5, mBalAcu1.1, whole genome shotgun sequence genomic region, the following are encoded:
- the SPINK2 gene encoding serine protease inhibitor Kazal-type 2: MALEALRLGLLLLVCWDSAASLNTQFAHPSEYRTPNCDQYKLPGCPRDFNPVCGSDMSTYPNECTLCMKIREDGHGIKIIQSGPC; encoded by the exons ATGGCGCTCGAGGCACTGCGCTTGGGGCTGTTGCTCCTGGTCTGCTGGGACTCGGCAG CCTCTTTGAACACTCAATTTGCTCACCCTTCAGAATACAGAACA cCAAACTGCGATCAGTATAAATTACCAGGATGTCCCAGGGACTTTAACCCCGTGTGTGGAAGTGATATGTCCACGTATCCCAATGAGTGTACTCTGTGCATGAAAATCAG GGAAGATGGTCATGGTATTAAAATAATCCAAAGTGGACCATGCTGA